A window from Culex pipiens pallens isolate TS chromosome 3, TS_CPP_V2, whole genome shotgun sequence encodes these proteins:
- the LOC120418998 gene encoding coiled-coil domain-containing protein 102A isoform X1 — protein sequence MSQSAPRRHPPSGGNTEVMSAKFGDTEWEARESQRQRELEEARARAAQMEKTMKWWSDCTANWREKWSKVRTERNKAREEAKQLRSNLESAIKESNSYKREKCELEMQITQLKKEMEKVHMLMMKHAGQFNKASLDAADEPERDGRDNNCSPDISSDGLKNVNSEDGLVTKVCQGGGGGGQPADDSGQDDLDVEEYILQGGAMPKHSVELREKPDPLIAAEERRLIQQLSKDEYDEDYLLQKVSMLQVRLDDAQKTIQIERDEKNVIHKNFEKFRQDMQELREKCEELRAAKQDAVRELLTLQEQHRVEMRITNNSLQEEVAARETLERRLCELRTELERMQAENAAEWGKRERLETEKLNLERENKKLRAECADLQERIERKGRPPVSNTDTEFRALQQELLDKNKEITDIRHSHSKMKKMLSEANTELGHAVRRAEQYETEVKRLRSRVEELKRELAGAEDELDSACNHVRRLQRTNEELSGQTEGLQVQIQHLQTSPKNLQDLANYKATNKSNFTSNSNYKPNINDLKQLFDNSRHYGERQSQSKSKSGAGVPLDSQPMFLSGSYYDAKPSFIDNEDPYDTKDKSLNNMFDFERAKQKFDNISRSTGGGGSHLNSKRSSSGQSQSKHASSSSASNSGIPKRQSSLTAGVSGVGTNNSGYYDCNNFSGDRPRDDSIPMLSSKALGMGGGGANGGINDAIQFFDHDNQRGGGVGKLNITKVNNINLDGLKVSEDDETP from the exons TCCCAGCGCCAGCGTGAACTCGAGGAGGCCCGAGCCCGGGCTGCCCAGATGGAGAAGACGATGAAGTGGTGGTCCGACTGTACGGCCAACTGGAGGGAGAAGTGGAGCAAG gTCCGAACGGAACGCAACAAGGCTCGCGAGGAGGCCAAGCAGCTGCGCAGCAACCTGGAGTCCGCCATCAAGGAGTCCAACTCGTACAAGCGGGAAAAGTGCGAACTGGAGATGCAGATCACGCAGCTCAAGAAGGAGATGGAAAAGGTGCACATGCTGATGATGAAGCACGCCGGCCAGTTCAACAAGGCTAGTTTGGACGCGGCCGACGAGCCGGAGCGGGACGGTAGGGACAATAACTGCTCGCCGGACATTTCGTCGGACGGGCTGAAGAACGTCAACAGTGAGGATGGGTTGGTGACGAAGGTTTGTCAAGGGGGAGGAGGGGGTGGGCAGCCGGCGGACGACAGCGGCCAGGACGATCTGGACGTGGAGGAGTACATTCTGCAGGGAGGTGCCATGCCGAAACATTCCGTAGAGTTAAGGGAAAAGCCCGATCCGTTGATTGCCGCCGAGGAGAGAAGACTGATTCAACAGCTGTCGAAGGATGAGTACGACGAGGACTATCTGCTGCAGAAGGTTTCGATGCTGCAGGTGCGGCTGGACGATGCGCAGAAGACGATCCAGATCGAACGGGACGAGAAGAACGTCATTCACAAGAACTTTGAAAAGTTCCGCCAGGACATGCAGGAACTGAGGGAGAAGTGCGAGGAGCTGAGAGCCGCCAAGCAGGACGCCGTTCGGGAACTATTGACGCTGCAGGAGCAGCACCGGGTGGAGATGAGAATCACGAATAACTCGCTTCAGGAGGAAGTGGCCGCCAGGGAAACGCTGGAAAGGAGACTGTGCGAGCTGAGGACGGAG CTCGAGCGCATGCAGGCGGAGAACGCTGCCGAATGGGGCAAGCGCGAGCGCCTGGAAACGGAAAAGCTCAACCTGGAGCGCGAAAACAAAAAGCTGCGAGCGGAGTGCGCCGATCTGCAGGAGCGCATCGAGCGCAAGGGTCGGCCACCGGTGAGCAACACCGACACCGAGTTCCGCGCGCTGCAGCAGGAGCTGCTGGATAAGAATAAG GAAATCACCGACATCCGCCACTCGCACAGCAAGATGAAGAAGATGCTGTCGGAGGCCAACACCGAGCTCGGTCATGCCGTGCGGCGCGCCGAACAGTACGAAACCGAGGTCAAGCGGTTGCGTTCGCGCGTCGAAGAGCTCAAGCGGGAGCTGGCCGGTGCCGAGGACGAGCTGGACTCGGCCTGCAACCACGTGCGCCGGCTGCAGCGCACCAACGAGGAGCTGTCCGGCCAAACCGAGGGCCTCCAGGTGCAGATCCAGCATCTCCAGACGAG TCCCAAGAACCTCCAAGACCTTGCCAACTACAAAGCCACCAACAAGTCCAACTTTACGTCCAACTCCAACTACAAGCCAAACATCAACGATCTGAAGCAGTTGTTCGACAACTCACGCCATTACGGCGAGCGCCAGAGTCAGTCAAAGTCCAAGTCCGGCGCTGGAGTTCCGCTGGACTCCCAGCCGATGTTTCTGTCCGGGTCGTACTACGATGCCAAGCCGAGCTTCATCGACAACGAAGATCCGTACGACACCAAGGACAAGTCGCTGAACAACATGTTCGACTTTGAGCGCGCGAAGCAAAAGTTTGACAACATTTCCAGATCCACCGGAGGTGGAGGATCCCACCTCAACTCCAAACGGTCTTCCTCGGGCCAGAGCCAAAGCAAGCACGCTTCTTCCTCGTCGGCGTCAAACTCGGGCATTCCGAAGCGTCAGTCCAGCTTGACGGCGGGGGTCAGTGGAGTCGGGACGAACAATTCGGGGTATTATGATTGTAACAACTTCTCCGGAGATCGTCCCCGGGACGATAGCATTCCGATGTTGTCCAGCAAGGCGTTGGGCATGGGAGGTGGTGGTGCAAACGGAGGTATTAACGATGCAATTCAGTTCTTTGATCATGACAATCAGCGCGGTGGCGGAGTTGGCAAGTTGAACATTACCAAGGTGAACAATATCAACTTGGATGGGTTGAAGGTGTCGGAGGACGATGAA ACTCCGTAG
- the LOC120418998 gene encoding coiled-coil domain-containing protein 102A isoform X3, with translation MVRTERNKAREEAKQLRSNLESAIKESNSYKREKCELEMQITQLKKEMEKVHMLMMKHAGQFNKASLDAADEPERDGRDNNCSPDISSDGLKNVNSEDGLVTKVCQGGGGGGQPADDSGQDDLDVEEYILQGGAMPKHSVELREKPDPLIAAEERRLIQQLSKDEYDEDYLLQKVSMLQVRLDDAQKTIQIERDEKNVIHKNFEKFRQDMQELREKCEELRAAKQDAVRELLTLQEQHRVEMRITNNSLQEEVAARETLERRLCELRTELERMQAENAAEWGKRERLETEKLNLERENKKLRAECADLQERIERKGRPPVSNTDTEFRALQQELLDKNKEITDIRHSHSKMKKMLSEANTELGHAVRRAEQYETEVKRLRSRVEELKRELAGAEDELDSACNHVRRLQRTNEELSGQTEGLQVQIQHLQTSPKNLQDLANYKATNKSNFTSNSNYKPNINDLKQLFDNSRHYGERQSQSKSKSGAGVPLDSQPMFLSGSYYDAKPSFIDNEDPYDTKDKSLNNMFDFERAKQKFDNISRSTGGGGSHLNSKRSSSGQSQSKHASSSSASNSGIPKRQSSLTAGVSGVGTNNSGYYDCNNFSGDRPRDDSIPMLSSKALGMGGGGANGGINDAIQFFDHDNQRGGGVGKLNITKVNNINLDGLKVSEDDETP, from the exons ATG gTCCGAACGGAACGCAACAAGGCTCGCGAGGAGGCCAAGCAGCTGCGCAGCAACCTGGAGTCCGCCATCAAGGAGTCCAACTCGTACAAGCGGGAAAAGTGCGAACTGGAGATGCAGATCACGCAGCTCAAGAAGGAGATGGAAAAGGTGCACATGCTGATGATGAAGCACGCCGGCCAGTTCAACAAGGCTAGTTTGGACGCGGCCGACGAGCCGGAGCGGGACGGTAGGGACAATAACTGCTCGCCGGACATTTCGTCGGACGGGCTGAAGAACGTCAACAGTGAGGATGGGTTGGTGACGAAGGTTTGTCAAGGGGGAGGAGGGGGTGGGCAGCCGGCGGACGACAGCGGCCAGGACGATCTGGACGTGGAGGAGTACATTCTGCAGGGAGGTGCCATGCCGAAACATTCCGTAGAGTTAAGGGAAAAGCCCGATCCGTTGATTGCCGCCGAGGAGAGAAGACTGATTCAACAGCTGTCGAAGGATGAGTACGACGAGGACTATCTGCTGCAGAAGGTTTCGATGCTGCAGGTGCGGCTGGACGATGCGCAGAAGACGATCCAGATCGAACGGGACGAGAAGAACGTCATTCACAAGAACTTTGAAAAGTTCCGCCAGGACATGCAGGAACTGAGGGAGAAGTGCGAGGAGCTGAGAGCCGCCAAGCAGGACGCCGTTCGGGAACTATTGACGCTGCAGGAGCAGCACCGGGTGGAGATGAGAATCACGAATAACTCGCTTCAGGAGGAAGTGGCCGCCAGGGAAACGCTGGAAAGGAGACTGTGCGAGCTGAGGACGGAG CTCGAGCGCATGCAGGCGGAGAACGCTGCCGAATGGGGCAAGCGCGAGCGCCTGGAAACGGAAAAGCTCAACCTGGAGCGCGAAAACAAAAAGCTGCGAGCGGAGTGCGCCGATCTGCAGGAGCGCATCGAGCGCAAGGGTCGGCCACCGGTGAGCAACACCGACACCGAGTTCCGCGCGCTGCAGCAGGAGCTGCTGGATAAGAATAAG GAAATCACCGACATCCGCCACTCGCACAGCAAGATGAAGAAGATGCTGTCGGAGGCCAACACCGAGCTCGGTCATGCCGTGCGGCGCGCCGAACAGTACGAAACCGAGGTCAAGCGGTTGCGTTCGCGCGTCGAAGAGCTCAAGCGGGAGCTGGCCGGTGCCGAGGACGAGCTGGACTCGGCCTGCAACCACGTGCGCCGGCTGCAGCGCACCAACGAGGAGCTGTCCGGCCAAACCGAGGGCCTCCAGGTGCAGATCCAGCATCTCCAGACGAG TCCCAAGAACCTCCAAGACCTTGCCAACTACAAAGCCACCAACAAGTCCAACTTTACGTCCAACTCCAACTACAAGCCAAACATCAACGATCTGAAGCAGTTGTTCGACAACTCACGCCATTACGGCGAGCGCCAGAGTCAGTCAAAGTCCAAGTCCGGCGCTGGAGTTCCGCTGGACTCCCAGCCGATGTTTCTGTCCGGGTCGTACTACGATGCCAAGCCGAGCTTCATCGACAACGAAGATCCGTACGACACCAAGGACAAGTCGCTGAACAACATGTTCGACTTTGAGCGCGCGAAGCAAAAGTTTGACAACATTTCCAGATCCACCGGAGGTGGAGGATCCCACCTCAACTCCAAACGGTCTTCCTCGGGCCAGAGCCAAAGCAAGCACGCTTCTTCCTCGTCGGCGTCAAACTCGGGCATTCCGAAGCGTCAGTCCAGCTTGACGGCGGGGGTCAGTGGAGTCGGGACGAACAATTCGGGGTATTATGATTGTAACAACTTCTCCGGAGATCGTCCCCGGGACGATAGCATTCCGATGTTGTCCAGCAAGGCGTTGGGCATGGGAGGTGGTGGTGCAAACGGAGGTATTAACGATGCAATTCAGTTCTTTGATCATGACAATCAGCGCGGTGGCGGAGTTGGCAAGTTGAACATTACCAAGGTGAACAATATCAACTTGGATGGGTTGAAGGTGTCGGAGGACGATGAA ACTCCGTAG
- the LOC120418998 gene encoding coiled-coil domain-containing protein 102A isoform X4 produces MSQSAPRRHPPSGGNTEVMSAKFGDTEWEARESQRQRELEEARARAAQMEKTMKWWSDCTANWREKWSKVRTERNKAREEAKQLRSNLESAIKESNSYKREKCELEMQITQLKKEMEKVHMLMMKHAGQFNKASLDAADEPERDGRDNNCSPDISSDGLKNVNSEDGLVTKVCQGGGGGGQPADDSGQDDLDVEEYILQGGAMPKHSVELREKPDPLIAAEERRLIQQLSKDEYDEDYLLQKVSMLQVRLDDAQKTIQIERDEKNVIHKNFEKFRQDMQELREKCEELRAAKQDAVRELLTLQEQHRVEMRITNNSLQEEVAARETLERRLCELRTELERMQAENAAEWGKRERLETEKLNLERENKKLRAECADLQERIERKGRPPVSNTDTEFRALQQELLDKNKEITDIRHSHSKMKKMLSEANTELGHAVRRAEQYETEVKRLRSRVEELKRELAGAEDELDSACNHVRRLQRTNEELSGQTEGLQVQIQHLQTRLRSYGSTSLLSANDDNSDND; encoded by the exons TCCCAGCGCCAGCGTGAACTCGAGGAGGCCCGAGCCCGGGCTGCCCAGATGGAGAAGACGATGAAGTGGTGGTCCGACTGTACGGCCAACTGGAGGGAGAAGTGGAGCAAG gTCCGAACGGAACGCAACAAGGCTCGCGAGGAGGCCAAGCAGCTGCGCAGCAACCTGGAGTCCGCCATCAAGGAGTCCAACTCGTACAAGCGGGAAAAGTGCGAACTGGAGATGCAGATCACGCAGCTCAAGAAGGAGATGGAAAAGGTGCACATGCTGATGATGAAGCACGCCGGCCAGTTCAACAAGGCTAGTTTGGACGCGGCCGACGAGCCGGAGCGGGACGGTAGGGACAATAACTGCTCGCCGGACATTTCGTCGGACGGGCTGAAGAACGTCAACAGTGAGGATGGGTTGGTGACGAAGGTTTGTCAAGGGGGAGGAGGGGGTGGGCAGCCGGCGGACGACAGCGGCCAGGACGATCTGGACGTGGAGGAGTACATTCTGCAGGGAGGTGCCATGCCGAAACATTCCGTAGAGTTAAGGGAAAAGCCCGATCCGTTGATTGCCGCCGAGGAGAGAAGACTGATTCAACAGCTGTCGAAGGATGAGTACGACGAGGACTATCTGCTGCAGAAGGTTTCGATGCTGCAGGTGCGGCTGGACGATGCGCAGAAGACGATCCAGATCGAACGGGACGAGAAGAACGTCATTCACAAGAACTTTGAAAAGTTCCGCCAGGACATGCAGGAACTGAGGGAGAAGTGCGAGGAGCTGAGAGCCGCCAAGCAGGACGCCGTTCGGGAACTATTGACGCTGCAGGAGCAGCACCGGGTGGAGATGAGAATCACGAATAACTCGCTTCAGGAGGAAGTGGCCGCCAGGGAAACGCTGGAAAGGAGACTGTGCGAGCTGAGGACGGAG CTCGAGCGCATGCAGGCGGAGAACGCTGCCGAATGGGGCAAGCGCGAGCGCCTGGAAACGGAAAAGCTCAACCTGGAGCGCGAAAACAAAAAGCTGCGAGCGGAGTGCGCCGATCTGCAGGAGCGCATCGAGCGCAAGGGTCGGCCACCGGTGAGCAACACCGACACCGAGTTCCGCGCGCTGCAGCAGGAGCTGCTGGATAAGAATAAG GAAATCACCGACATCCGCCACTCGCACAGCAAGATGAAGAAGATGCTGTCGGAGGCCAACACCGAGCTCGGTCATGCCGTGCGGCGCGCCGAACAGTACGAAACCGAGGTCAAGCGGTTGCGTTCGCGCGTCGAAGAGCTCAAGCGGGAGCTGGCCGGTGCCGAGGACGAGCTGGACTCGGCCTGCAACCACGTGCGCCGGCTGCAGCGCACCAACGAGGAGCTGTCCGGCCAAACCGAGGGCCTCCAGGTGCAGATCCAGCATCTCCAGACGAG ACTCCGTAGTTACGGATCAACCAGTCTCCTGTCAGCAAACGATGACAACAGCGATAACGACTAA
- the LOC120418999 gene encoding lysozyme c-1-like: MAVLQKIFVLGMVILVVSSVCEAKKFDKCSLAKALQDNGFSKDSLPNWVCLIQNESAMDTTKKNNNRNGSTDWGLFQINDRYWCDPQDKSKKTSNECKLKCSALLSDNISSAATCAKKIWKRHGYRAWYGWINRCEGKTLPSLASCKL; the protein is encoded by the exons ATGGCTGTTTTGCAGAAGATTTTTGTCCTTGGgatggtaattttggtcgtgaGTTCAGTTTGTGAAGCAAAAAAGTTTGACAAGTGTTCGCTGGCGAAAGCTTTGCAGGATAATGGTTTCAGCAAAGACAGTTTACCAAATT GGGTCTGCCTGATTCAGAACGAAAGCGCAATGGATACCACCAAGAAGAACAACAACCGAAACGGGTCAACCGACTGGGGACTGTTCCAGATCAATGACCGATACTGGTGTGATCCCCAGGACAAATCCAAGAAGACCTCAAACGAGTGCAAGCTCAAGTGTTCAG CTCTACTCTCGGATAACATCTCGTCGGCGGCGACCTGCGCGAAGAAAATCTGGAAACGACACGGTTACAGGGCCTGGTACGGGTGGATCAACCGGTGCGAGGGTAAAACGCTGCCCAGTTTGGCTAGCTGCAAGTTGTGA
- the LOC120418998 gene encoding coiled-coil domain-containing protein 102A isoform X2: MSSSFKEMLSELEKDTGQLVAAVEVRTERNKAREEAKQLRSNLESAIKESNSYKREKCELEMQITQLKKEMEKVHMLMMKHAGQFNKASLDAADEPERDGRDNNCSPDISSDGLKNVNSEDGLVTKVCQGGGGGGQPADDSGQDDLDVEEYILQGGAMPKHSVELREKPDPLIAAEERRLIQQLSKDEYDEDYLLQKVSMLQVRLDDAQKTIQIERDEKNVIHKNFEKFRQDMQELREKCEELRAAKQDAVRELLTLQEQHRVEMRITNNSLQEEVAARETLERRLCELRTELERMQAENAAEWGKRERLETEKLNLERENKKLRAECADLQERIERKGRPPVSNTDTEFRALQQELLDKNKEITDIRHSHSKMKKMLSEANTELGHAVRRAEQYETEVKRLRSRVEELKRELAGAEDELDSACNHVRRLQRTNEELSGQTEGLQVQIQHLQTSPKNLQDLANYKATNKSNFTSNSNYKPNINDLKQLFDNSRHYGERQSQSKSKSGAGVPLDSQPMFLSGSYYDAKPSFIDNEDPYDTKDKSLNNMFDFERAKQKFDNISRSTGGGGSHLNSKRSSSGQSQSKHASSSSASNSGIPKRQSSLTAGVSGVGTNNSGYYDCNNFSGDRPRDDSIPMLSSKALGMGGGGANGGINDAIQFFDHDNQRGGGVGKLNITKVNNINLDGLKVSEDDETP, translated from the exons ATGAGTTCCTCCTTCAAGGAAATGCTTTCCGAGCTGGAAAAGGACACCGGCCAGCTTGTGGCTGCCGTTGAG gTCCGAACGGAACGCAACAAGGCTCGCGAGGAGGCCAAGCAGCTGCGCAGCAACCTGGAGTCCGCCATCAAGGAGTCCAACTCGTACAAGCGGGAAAAGTGCGAACTGGAGATGCAGATCACGCAGCTCAAGAAGGAGATGGAAAAGGTGCACATGCTGATGATGAAGCACGCCGGCCAGTTCAACAAGGCTAGTTTGGACGCGGCCGACGAGCCGGAGCGGGACGGTAGGGACAATAACTGCTCGCCGGACATTTCGTCGGACGGGCTGAAGAACGTCAACAGTGAGGATGGGTTGGTGACGAAGGTTTGTCAAGGGGGAGGAGGGGGTGGGCAGCCGGCGGACGACAGCGGCCAGGACGATCTGGACGTGGAGGAGTACATTCTGCAGGGAGGTGCCATGCCGAAACATTCCGTAGAGTTAAGGGAAAAGCCCGATCCGTTGATTGCCGCCGAGGAGAGAAGACTGATTCAACAGCTGTCGAAGGATGAGTACGACGAGGACTATCTGCTGCAGAAGGTTTCGATGCTGCAGGTGCGGCTGGACGATGCGCAGAAGACGATCCAGATCGAACGGGACGAGAAGAACGTCATTCACAAGAACTTTGAAAAGTTCCGCCAGGACATGCAGGAACTGAGGGAGAAGTGCGAGGAGCTGAGAGCCGCCAAGCAGGACGCCGTTCGGGAACTATTGACGCTGCAGGAGCAGCACCGGGTGGAGATGAGAATCACGAATAACTCGCTTCAGGAGGAAGTGGCCGCCAGGGAAACGCTGGAAAGGAGACTGTGCGAGCTGAGGACGGAG CTCGAGCGCATGCAGGCGGAGAACGCTGCCGAATGGGGCAAGCGCGAGCGCCTGGAAACGGAAAAGCTCAACCTGGAGCGCGAAAACAAAAAGCTGCGAGCGGAGTGCGCCGATCTGCAGGAGCGCATCGAGCGCAAGGGTCGGCCACCGGTGAGCAACACCGACACCGAGTTCCGCGCGCTGCAGCAGGAGCTGCTGGATAAGAATAAG GAAATCACCGACATCCGCCACTCGCACAGCAAGATGAAGAAGATGCTGTCGGAGGCCAACACCGAGCTCGGTCATGCCGTGCGGCGCGCCGAACAGTACGAAACCGAGGTCAAGCGGTTGCGTTCGCGCGTCGAAGAGCTCAAGCGGGAGCTGGCCGGTGCCGAGGACGAGCTGGACTCGGCCTGCAACCACGTGCGCCGGCTGCAGCGCACCAACGAGGAGCTGTCCGGCCAAACCGAGGGCCTCCAGGTGCAGATCCAGCATCTCCAGACGAG TCCCAAGAACCTCCAAGACCTTGCCAACTACAAAGCCACCAACAAGTCCAACTTTACGTCCAACTCCAACTACAAGCCAAACATCAACGATCTGAAGCAGTTGTTCGACAACTCACGCCATTACGGCGAGCGCCAGAGTCAGTCAAAGTCCAAGTCCGGCGCTGGAGTTCCGCTGGACTCCCAGCCGATGTTTCTGTCCGGGTCGTACTACGATGCCAAGCCGAGCTTCATCGACAACGAAGATCCGTACGACACCAAGGACAAGTCGCTGAACAACATGTTCGACTTTGAGCGCGCGAAGCAAAAGTTTGACAACATTTCCAGATCCACCGGAGGTGGAGGATCCCACCTCAACTCCAAACGGTCTTCCTCGGGCCAGAGCCAAAGCAAGCACGCTTCTTCCTCGTCGGCGTCAAACTCGGGCATTCCGAAGCGTCAGTCCAGCTTGACGGCGGGGGTCAGTGGAGTCGGGACGAACAATTCGGGGTATTATGATTGTAACAACTTCTCCGGAGATCGTCCCCGGGACGATAGCATTCCGATGTTGTCCAGCAAGGCGTTGGGCATGGGAGGTGGTGGTGCAAACGGAGGTATTAACGATGCAATTCAGTTCTTTGATCATGACAATCAGCGCGGTGGCGGAGTTGGCAAGTTGAACATTACCAAGGTGAACAATATCAACTTGGATGGGTTGAAGGTGTCGGAGGACGATGAA ACTCCGTAG